From Neobacillus sp. PS2-9, the proteins below share one genomic window:
- a CDS encoding YhgE/Pip domain-containing protein — protein MKNILLKEELLSIFKNRKILIPIIAVMFVPVLYAGMFLWAFWDPYDKLDELPVAVVNNDEGTVLDGEHLQLGDDLASKLKKSKQFDFQSVDKKEAYKELEDQKYYMVIEIPKNFSENATTLLDKQPKKLELIYTPNESYNFLSAQIGGTAAERIKTAVSEQVTETYAETMFGKISELADGVEKASDGAGQLSDGSSDLNKGSKKLNDGLNTLAEKSIEFNNGMKAANDGTNKLAAGSSDLYTGIDTLSKKSIEFDQGVKHAATGSQKLTAGTKELENGLAKADSNIPLLINGTEEVKSGAEQLKSELPAGIADALEKQLSSSAGDLASQIAEQTIAAQTSKMKELAQVLIANGVSPQLVNAIMVEEQKNAPTKDQLQQQILSELSPKLAVATKGLDEKIKAQTDPYFNQLIGGIGIINENQKLLQQGIHQLYNGSVQLSDGTSELSNGMSQLSAGADKLTNGTGQLAAGSGELKQGAYDLYKGMNQLSAGSTALSSGAGQLADGSNQLKDGSIKLSDGAKELADKLADGAQEASKVHADDKTYNMMAKPVKLDKESVNHVPNYGTGFAPYFLSLGLFVGALLLSIVFPLRDTAVTPTSGFNWFAGKFAIMAGVGVIQALLADMILLLGLGLDVQSVPKFILFSIITSLTFIALIQLLVSVFSDAGRFIAIIILIFQLTTSAGTFPLELIPNFLQHFNAFLPMTYSVSGFKAVISSGDFSFMWENVMILVSFLLAFALGTIAYFTIRVRHQFKHAINE, from the coding sequence TTGAAAAACATCTTGTTAAAGGAAGAACTGTTATCTATCTTTAAAAATAGAAAAATTCTCATTCCCATAATAGCTGTCATGTTTGTCCCAGTTTTGTATGCCGGTATGTTTTTATGGGCTTTTTGGGACCCATATGACAAGCTGGATGAGCTACCGGTTGCAGTAGTCAATAATGATGAAGGTACAGTACTGGATGGGGAACACCTGCAGCTTGGGGATGACTTAGCGTCCAAACTAAAGAAGAGCAAACAATTTGATTTTCAATCGGTTGATAAAAAGGAAGCCTATAAAGAGCTAGAGGACCAAAAGTATTACATGGTCATTGAGATTCCTAAAAATTTCTCTGAAAATGCAACCACCTTATTAGATAAGCAACCAAAAAAGTTGGAACTGATTTATACCCCAAATGAAAGCTATAATTTCCTTTCAGCACAGATTGGTGGAACAGCTGCTGAAAGAATAAAAACGGCTGTGTCAGAACAGGTAACTGAAACGTATGCAGAAACCATGTTTGGTAAAATCAGTGAACTTGCCGATGGGGTAGAAAAAGCCAGTGATGGTGCTGGTCAATTAAGTGACGGGTCCAGTGACTTAAATAAAGGATCTAAAAAATTAAATGATGGACTTAATACACTAGCAGAAAAATCAATAGAATTTAATAATGGGATGAAAGCGGCAAATGATGGTACTAACAAGCTTGCGGCGGGTTCATCCGATTTATATACTGGGATTGATACATTATCTAAAAAATCTATTGAGTTTGACCAGGGTGTAAAACACGCAGCTACTGGGTCACAAAAATTAACTGCTGGTACTAAGGAATTAGAGAATGGGTTGGCAAAAGCTGACTCTAATATCCCACTCCTAATTAATGGAACAGAGGAAGTAAAATCTGGTGCCGAGCAACTAAAGAGTGAGCTTCCAGCTGGAATTGCGGACGCATTGGAAAAACAATTATCTAGTAGTGCTGGTGATCTTGCATCGCAGATTGCTGAACAAACAATCGCAGCACAAACGAGCAAAATGAAGGAGTTAGCCCAAGTATTAATAGCTAACGGTGTTTCACCACAACTTGTAAATGCAATTATGGTTGAAGAGCAAAAAAATGCTCCAACAAAAGATCAACTTCAACAACAAATTTTGTCTGAACTTAGTCCTAAATTAGCAGTTGCAACCAAAGGTTTAGATGAAAAAATAAAAGCTCAAACGGATCCATATTTTAATCAATTAATTGGTGGTATTGGCATTATTAATGAAAACCAGAAATTATTACAGCAAGGTATTCATCAGCTATATAATGGTTCAGTACAATTATCTGATGGAACTAGCGAACTTTCAAACGGTATGAGTCAATTATCTGCTGGTGCTGATAAGCTAACAAATGGAACAGGTCAATTGGCTGCAGGGTCAGGTGAGTTGAAGCAGGGAGCTTATGATTTATATAAAGGTATGAATCAATTATCTGCTGGTTCAACAGCCCTTAGCTCGGGTGCAGGACAGTTAGCAGATGGTTCAAACCAATTAAAAGATGGTTCAATAAAATTATCTGATGGTGCTAAAGAGCTAGCAGATAAGCTCGCTGACGGTGCTCAGGAGGCATCGAAAGTACATGCTGATGATAAGACCTATAACATGATGGCAAAACCTGTTAAATTAGATAAGGAAAGTGTGAATCATGTCCCTAATTATGGAACAGGATTTGCACCATACTTCCTTTCATTAGGTTTATTTGTCGGAGCATTATTATTATCAATTGTATTCCCACTTAGGGATACAGCTGTTACCCCAACTAGTGGCTTTAATTGGTTTGCCGGTAAGTTTGCCATTATGGCTGGTGTGGGAGTGATTCAGGCATTATTGGCAGATATGATCCTCCTTCTCGGATTAGGCCTTGATGTTCAAAGTGTACCGAAGTTTATTTTATTCTCTATTATTACAAGTTTAACTTTTATTGCATTAATTCAGCTGCTTGTTTCCGTATTTTCCGATGCAGGGCGTTTTATTGCAATCATTATTCTTATTTTTCAATTGACTACAAGTGCTGGAACCTTCCCGCTTGAGTTAATTCCTAACTTCTTACAGCATTTTAATGCTTTCCTACCAATGACTTATTCAGTTTCTGGTTTTAAGGCAGTGATTTCGAGTGGTGACTTTAGTTTTATGTGGGAAAATGTCATGATTCTAGTAAGTTTCTTACTTGCATTCGCGCTAGGAACCATTGCATATTTTACAATCCGAGTTAGACACCAGTTTAAACATGCAATAAATGAATAA
- the hemY gene encoding protoporphyrinogen oxidase translates to MAEEKQKVVIIGGGIAGLTAAFYLQKQIHEHNLPIEIKLIEASHRLGGKMQTVIRDGFTIERGPDSFLARKTSMIRLAKEVGMDDQLVHNSTGKSYVLVNEKLHSMPGGSIMGIPTQIGPFLTTGLFSIPGKLRAAADFILPRSESGKDQSLGEFFRRRLGDEVVENLIEPLLSGIYAGDIDQLSLMSTFPQFYEVEQKYRSLIVGMKKATPSQPKKTESNQSTKGAFLTFKSGLQSFAEAIESKIDPDSILKGHRVEKITKSNQKYEIYLNNGETIQADSIIAATPHQITQGMFSDYRFFDPFKSVPSTSVATVALAFPMEAIKQDIDGTGFVVSRNGDYSITACTWTHKKWAHSTPKGKVLLRCYVGRAGDETIVDLSDDQIIKIVLDDLKKTMDITLNPDFAIVSRWKNSMPQYTVGHKQRLATILDHVKEELPGVFLAGASYGGVGVPDCIDQGEAAVQNVLEYFNKKTPLKEAVQ, encoded by the coding sequence GTGGCGGAAGAAAAACAGAAGGTTGTTATTATTGGAGGAGGAATAGCAGGTTTAACAGCTGCATTCTATCTTCAAAAACAGATTCATGAACACAACCTTCCTATTGAAATTAAACTTATAGAAGCTTCCCACCGTCTCGGAGGCAAAATGCAAACCGTTATAAGAGACGGTTTTACAATTGAGAGAGGCCCTGATTCATTTTTAGCAAGGAAGACAAGCATGATTCGACTTGCTAAAGAAGTAGGGATGGACGATCAATTAGTTCATAATTCCACGGGTAAATCATATGTTCTAGTGAATGAGAAGCTACACTCAATGCCCGGTGGTTCGATCATGGGAATTCCAACACAAATAGGCCCCTTTTTAACAACAGGCTTATTTTCGATTCCTGGTAAATTAAGAGCTGCGGCCGATTTTATTTTACCTCGTTCTGAAAGTGGGAAAGACCAATCTTTAGGAGAATTTTTTAGACGAAGATTAGGTGATGAAGTGGTTGAAAATTTAATTGAACCATTGTTATCAGGCATTTATGCAGGTGATATCGATCAATTAAGTTTAATGTCTACTTTCCCACAATTTTATGAGGTGGAACAAAAATACCGAAGCCTGATCGTTGGCATGAAAAAAGCGACTCCTTCTCAACCGAAAAAGACCGAAAGTAACCAGAGTACTAAAGGAGCTTTTTTAACTTTCAAATCGGGGCTCCAATCTTTTGCGGAAGCCATTGAAAGTAAAATAGACCCGGATTCTATTTTAAAAGGTCATCGAGTTGAAAAGATTACAAAGTCCAATCAAAAGTATGAGATATATCTTAATAATGGGGAAACCATTCAGGCAGATAGTATTATTGCTGCCACTCCTCATCAAATAACACAAGGAATGTTTTCAGATTATCGCTTTTTTGACCCATTTAAATCGGTCCCATCTACATCTGTTGCCACCGTTGCATTGGCATTTCCAATGGAAGCAATCAAGCAGGATATTGACGGAACCGGATTTGTTGTCTCAAGAAATGGTGATTATTCGATTACTGCTTGTACGTGGACTCATAAAAAGTGGGCCCATTCGACTCCAAAGGGTAAAGTTCTCCTTCGCTGCTATGTGGGAAGAGCCGGTGACGAAACCATTGTCGATCTATCAGATGACCAAATTATTAAAATTGTTTTGGATGATTTAAAGAAAACAATGGATATTACATTGAACCCTGATTTCGCAATTGTATCACGTTGGAAGAATTCAATGCCGCAATATACGGTGGGGCATAAACAACGGCTTGCTACCATTCTAGACCATGTTAAAGAGGAGCTGCCTGGTGTTTTCCTAGCAGGTGCTTCATATGGAGGAGTAGGTGTTCCAGATTGCATTGACCAGGGTGAGGCGGCTGTACAGAATGTTTTAGAATACTTTAATAAGAAAACACCCTTAAAAGAAGCTGTTCAATAA
- the hemH gene encoding ferrochelatase has product MAKKKMGLLVMAYGTPYTLDDLEGYYTHIRHGRKPSPEMIEDLRNRYEAIGGISPLAKITQDQAEKLEEHLNTIQDDIEFKMYLGLKHIKPFIEDAVKQMHEDGIKEAVSIVLAPHFSTFSVKSYNGRAVEEAEKLGGLKITSIESWYKEPKFIGYWANKVKQVFEQMPQEEKEHAVLIVSAHSLPEKILQLGDPYPQQLMETADLLAEQAGIDNYTIGWQSAGNTPEPWIGPDVQDLTRELYQQHHYKAFVFAPVGFVCDHLEVLFDNDIECKAVTDELGVSYYRPEMPNAKEEFIDCLSTVILKRISH; this is encoded by the coding sequence ATGGCGAAAAAGAAAATGGGTCTGCTAGTAATGGCATACGGTACCCCTTATACATTAGATGACTTAGAAGGATATTATACGCATATCCGTCATGGACGGAAGCCATCGCCTGAAATGATTGAAGATCTTAGAAATCGGTATGAAGCTATTGGAGGAATTTCTCCACTCGCTAAAATAACGCAAGACCAGGCAGAGAAGTTGGAGGAACATTTAAATACCATTCAGGATGACATTGAATTTAAAATGTATCTTGGATTAAAGCATATTAAGCCTTTCATCGAAGATGCAGTGAAACAAATGCACGAAGATGGTATTAAAGAGGCAGTTAGTATAGTGCTTGCTCCTCATTTTTCAACGTTTAGTGTAAAATCCTATAATGGACGAGCAGTAGAGGAAGCAGAGAAATTAGGCGGACTTAAAATAACTAGTATTGAAAGCTGGTACAAAGAACCAAAATTTATTGGGTATTGGGCTAACAAAGTAAAACAAGTTTTTGAACAAATGCCTCAAGAGGAAAAAGAGCATGCGGTACTAATTGTTTCGGCGCATAGTCTTCCAGAGAAAATCTTACAATTAGGTGATCCTTACCCTCAGCAGTTAATGGAAACGGCTGATTTACTGGCAGAACAAGCAGGAATTGATAATTATACTATTGGATGGCAAAGTGCAGGAAATACTCCAGAGCCATGGATTGGTCCGGATGTACAAGATTTAACAAGAGAATTGTACCAGCAGCATCACTATAAAGCATTTGTCTTTGCGCCTGTTGGATTTGTATGTGATCATCTGGAAGTTCTTTTTGATAATGATATCGAATGTAAAGCAGTGACGGATGAATTGGGTGTTAGCTATTATCGTCCTGAAATGCCAAACGCAAAGGAAGAATTTATTGATTGCCTTTCTACCGTGATCCTAAAAAGAATATCTCATTAA
- the hemE gene encoding uroporphyrinogen decarboxylase, protein MTRPINETFLKAARGEKTDYVPVWYMRQAGRSQPEYREIKEKYSLFEITHQPELCAYVTRLPVEQYNVDAAILYKDIMTPLPAIGMEVEIKGGIGPVIDNPIRSLSDVEKLGEINPEDDVPYVLDTIKLLTQEQLSVPLIGFSGAPFTLASYMIEGGPSKNYNKTKAFMYTEPKAWFALMDKLGDMIITYVKSQIKAGAKAIQIFDSWVGALNVEDYRYFIKPVMNRIFSSLKEENVPLIMFGVGASHLALEWNELPLDVVGLDWRLPISQARELGIHKTVQGNLDPAILLAPWEVIEEKAKAILDQGMAQDGYIFNLGHGVFPSVNPETLKRLASFIHEYSASKLSR, encoded by the coding sequence ATGACAAGACCGATTAATGAAACATTCTTAAAAGCAGCTAGAGGTGAGAAAACAGACTACGTACCTGTATGGTATATGCGTCAAGCAGGACGTTCACAACCTGAGTACAGAGAGATTAAAGAAAAATATTCTTTATTTGAAATCACACACCAGCCTGAACTTTGTGCGTATGTCACACGGTTACCGGTTGAGCAATATAACGTAGATGCAGCCATTCTATATAAAGATATAATGACTCCACTGCCAGCAATCGGGATGGAAGTAGAAATCAAGGGTGGCATTGGCCCGGTAATTGATAATCCGATCCGCTCACTATCTGATGTTGAAAAATTGGGTGAAATCAATCCAGAAGATGACGTTCCTTATGTACTTGATACCATTAAATTATTAACACAGGAGCAGTTGTCTGTCCCGTTAATTGGTTTTTCAGGAGCACCATTTACCTTAGCAAGCTACATGATTGAAGGGGGACCATCCAAAAACTACAACAAAACCAAAGCATTCATGTACACAGAGCCTAAGGCATGGTTTGCCCTAATGGATAAGCTGGGCGATATGATCATTACATATGTAAAATCACAAATAAAGGCAGGAGCAAAAGCCATCCAAATTTTCGATTCTTGGGTTGGAGCCTTAAATGTCGAGGATTACCGTTATTTCATCAAGCCTGTCATGAACCGTATCTTTTCGTCATTGAAAGAAGAAAATGTTCCGTTAATTATGTTTGGGGTTGGTGCTAGCCATCTTGCATTAGAATGGAATGAACTACCGTTGGATGTAGTAGGGTTAGATTGGAGATTGCCTATTAGCCAGGCAAGGGAACTTGGAATTCATAAAACCGTTCAAGGAAACCTGGATCCTGCAATTTTGTTAGCTCCTTGGGAAGTTATTGAGGAAAAAGCAAAAGCTATTCTAGACCAAGGTATGGCACAGGATGGGTATATTTTTAATTTAGGACATGGTGTTTTCCCATCCGTAAATCCAGAAACATTAAAGAGACTAGCTTCATTTATTCATGAATATTCAGCATCCAAATTAAGTCGTTAA
- a CDS encoding antibiotic biosynthesis monooxygenase, with protein sequence MNAYITLGTLDFLKKIEGKYPNDLMVTMINENNALLFHETAGETVFNEPRKFEELLSIGEMKKEGFVVLNNVPVTDEGKSVFEHQVKNQMNAVKSQQGFLALRVLRPLTSSQYVIMTVWKDEASYQAWKSSQTFFDVSKLTGMDSQAKIFSSAPYVSKYMITE encoded by the coding sequence ATGAATGCCTATATTACCTTAGGAACATTGGATTTTTTAAAAAAGATTGAAGGAAAATACCCTAATGATTTAATGGTAACAATGATCAACGAAAACAATGCCTTATTATTTCATGAGACGGCTGGCGAAACTGTTTTTAATGAGCCTCGAAAATTTGAAGAGTTACTTTCTATTGGCGAGATGAAAAAAGAAGGTTTTGTTGTTTTAAACAACGTACCAGTCACAGATGAAGGAAAGTCAGTATTTGAGCATCAAGTAAAAAATCAAATGAACGCTGTTAAAAGTCAACAAGGATTCTTAGCTTTACGAGTACTTCGTCCCCTAACATCTAGTCAGTATGTAATCATGACTGTATGGAAAGATGAAGCCTCCTACCAAGCATGGAAATCTTCTCAGACTTTTTTTGATGTTAGTAAACTGACAGGAATGGATTCTCAGGCAAAGATTTTTTCGAGCGCCCCTTATGTTAGCAAATATATGATTACGGAATGA
- a CDS encoding phosphatase PAP2 family protein: MEAKSKVNYSFIFMGMVIIFALFTTIKVATHSIFWMDDKIAGLFSHVPNSVIPFFIQLTEMGDKKGIGVVAILMLIWLLVKKRNYLGAAVFALSIALGNEISKLLKDYFARPRPDLEHLVDVKSYSFPSGHAMVGMTVYFLIAYLLIESAVSKKAKIIIGACAAILLLLIGASRIILHVHYPSDVLGGYALGYIWVSLSIVLYNYLKKKKIN; the protein is encoded by the coding sequence ATGGAAGCAAAAAGCAAAGTAAATTACTCTTTTATTTTTATGGGTATGGTCATTATATTCGCACTATTTACAACCATTAAAGTGGCCACACACAGTATTTTCTGGATGGATGATAAAATTGCAGGATTATTTTCACATGTACCAAATTCTGTCATTCCATTTTTTATTCAACTAACCGAAATGGGGGATAAAAAGGGAATTGGGGTTGTCGCCATATTAATGTTAATTTGGTTATTGGTTAAAAAAAGAAATTATCTCGGGGCGGCTGTTTTTGCTTTATCTATAGCATTGGGTAATGAAATTAGTAAGCTCCTCAAGGATTACTTTGCTCGACCAAGGCCTGATCTTGAACATCTTGTTGATGTGAAAAGCTATAGCTTCCCAAGTGGGCATGCCATGGTTGGGATGACTGTGTATTTTTTAATTGCTTACTTATTGATTGAGTCAGCTGTTTCAAAAAAGGCAAAGATCATTATTGGAGCATGTGCTGCTATTTTACTGCTCTTAATTGGAGCAAGCCGGATTATCCTACACGTACATTATCCATCAGATGTTCTTGGGGGCTATGCATTAGGATATATATGGGTATCCCTTTCGATCGTTCTCTATAATTATCTTAAAAAGAAGAAGATTAATTAG